One part of the Quercus lobata isolate SW786 chromosome 7, ValleyOak3.0 Primary Assembly, whole genome shotgun sequence genome encodes these proteins:
- the LOC115953367 gene encoding alpha carbonic anhydrase 7-like, producing MKNYSLPIFNCLFLLLLLYWQPISVTTQTGEEPEFNYIEGSPKGPEHWGELKPEWKLCKIGRHQSPIDILYKDVRVNINLGDLRLNYKVSNAIIKNTDSYVEVEWVGDAGSIQIDYKQYSLSHCHWHSPAEHLINGKRYDLELHVVHENTPNQVSVVRAQFYQIGEPDSFLTKFTEELKTLVNNKGERAIGVIDPIDTNTNTFMYYRYDGSLTTPPCNESVTWIVNGKINTVSSKQLQLLREANFDFRGEDNARPVQALNDRKIFLW from the exons ATGAAGAATTATAGTTTACCAATCTTCAATTGTTTGTTTCTCCTGCTTCTTCTATATTGGCAGCCAATATCTGTTACTACTCAAACTG GTGAAGAACCTGAGTTTAACTATATTGAAGGGAGTCCAAAAGGACCCGAACATTGGGGAGAACTTAAGCCAGAATGGAAACTGTGTAAGATTGGGCGTCATCAATCTCCAATTGATATATTGTATAAGGACGTACGAGTTAACATAAATCTAGGAGATCTGAGATTGAATTATAAGGTATCTAATGCAATCATAAAGAATACAGACAGTTATGTCGAG GTTGAATGGGTAGGTGATGCTGGATCAATTCAAATCGATTACAAGCAATACAGCCTCTCTCATTGCCATTGGCACTCACCTGCAGAGCATCTCATCAATGGTAagag GTATGACTTGGAGCTGCATGTGGTTCACGAAAACACGCCAAATCAAGTTTCTGTTGTACGTGCCCAGTTTTACCAAATTGGTGAGCCCGATTCATTCCTGACAAAG ttcACAGAGGAGCTAAAAACTTTGGTTAATAATAAGGGAGAGAGAGCCATAGGGGTAATAGATCCTATAGACACGAACACAAATACATTCATGTATTACAGATACGA TGGATCACTTACAACACCTCCTTGTAATGAAAGTGTTACTTGGATCGTCAATGGAAAG ATAAATACTGTCTCCAGCAAACAATTACAGTTACTTCGTGAAGCTAATTTCGAT TTCCGTGGAGAGGATAACGCAAGGCCTGTACAGGCTCTCAATGACCGGAAAATCTTCCTATGGTGA